In a single window of the Globicephala melas chromosome 10, mGloMel1.2, whole genome shotgun sequence genome:
- the KRT7 gene encoding keratin, type II cytoskeletal 7 isoform X1 — translation MSIHFSSQVFSSRSSAFPGRGTQVRLNSVRPGGFGGSSSSLYGLGASRPRVAARSSYGGPVGAGIREVTINQSLLTPLQVNIDPSIQQVRQEEREQIKILNNKFASFIDKVRFLEQQNKLLETKWALLQEQKLTKRSCLPGIFEAQTAGLRKQLEALQLDGGRLEVELRNMQDVMEDFKNKYEDEINRHTAAENEFVVLKKDVDVTYMNKVELEAKVDTLKDEINFLRTLYEEELKELQSKVSDTSVVLSMDNSRSLDMDGIIAEVKAQYEEIANRSRAEAEAWYQTKFETLQAQAGKHGDDLRRSRSEIAELNRAVQRLQAEIDSNKNQRAKLEAAISEAEESGKLAVKDARAKLVDLEEALQKAKQDMARQLREYQELMSTKLALDIEIATYRKLLEGEESRMTGAGVGAVNISVVGSTGGAGSQLTFGGTMGSDALRFSSGGGPGAPKAYSIRTTFAPGRCTRN, via the exons ATGTCCATCCACTTCAGCTCCCAGGTCTTCAGCTCGCGCTCCTCCGCCTTCCCGGGGCGCGGCACCCAGGTGCGCCTGAACTCGGTGCGCCCCGGCGGCttcggcggcagcagcagcagcctctaCGGCCTTGGCGCCTCGCGGCCGCGAGTGGCCGCGCGCTCATCCTACGGGGGCCCAGTGGGCGCCGGCATCCGCGAGGTCACCATCAACCAGAGCCTGCTGACCCCGCTGCAGGTGAACATCGACCCCTCCATCCAGCAGGTGCGCCAGGAGGAGCGCGAGCAGATCAAGATCCTGAACAACAAGTTCGCCTCCTTCATCGACAAG GTGCGGTTTCTGGAGCAGCAGAACAAATTGCTGGAGACCAAGTGGGCACTGCTGCAGGAGCAGAAGTTGACCAAGAGGAGCTGCCTCCCGGGCATCTTTGAGGCCCAGACTGCTGGCCTGCGGAAGCAGCTTGAGGCCCTGCAGCTGGACGGGGGCCGCCTGGAGGTGGAGCTTCGGAACATGCAGGACGTCATGGAAGACTTCAAGAACAA GTATGAAGACGAAATTAACCGTCACACGGCTGCTGAGAATGAGTTTGTAGTGCTGAAGAAG GATGTGGATGTCACCTACATGAACAAGGTGGAGTTGGAGGCTAAGGTGGACACCCTGAAGGATGAGATCAACTTCCTCAGGACCCTCTATGAGGAG GAGTTGAAAGAGCTGCAGTCCAAGGTCTCAGACACGTCTGTGGTCCTGTCCATGGACAACAGCCGCTCCCTGGACATGGACGGCATCATTGCCGAGGTCAAGGCCCAGTATGAGGAGATCGCCAACCGCAGCCGGGCTGAGGCTGAGGCCTGGTACCAGACCAAG TTTGAGACCCTCCAGGCCCAGGCTGGGAAGCATGGGGACGACCTCCGGCGTAGCCGGAGTGAGATCGCGGAGCTGAACCGGGCCGTCCAGAGGCTGCAGGCTGAGATCGACAGCAACAAGAACCAG CGTGCCAAGTTGGAGGCTGCCATCTCCGAGGCTGAGGAGAGTGGGAAGCTGGCTGTCAAGGATGCACGGGCCAAGCTGGTGGACCTGGAGGAGGCCCTGCAGAAGGCCAAGCAGGACATGGCCCGGCAGCTCCGGGAGTACCAGGAGCTCATGAGCACCAAACTGGCCCTGGACATCGAGATCGCCACCTACCGCAAGCTGCTGGAGGGCGAGGAGAGCAG GATGACCGGAGCTGGAGTGGGAGCCGTGAACATCT cTGTGGTCGGTTCCACGGGCGGTGCTGGCAGCCAGCTGACCTTCGGGGGAACCATGGGCAGCGATGCCCTGAGATTCTCCAGTGGTGGAGGGCCTGGGGCCCCCAAGGCCTATTCCATTAGGACCACATTTGCCCCCGGCAGGTGCACCCGCAACTGA
- the KRT7 gene encoding keratin, type II cytoskeletal 7 isoform X2, giving the protein MSIHFSSQVFSSRSSAFPGRGTQVRLNSVRPGGFGGSSSSLYGLGASRPRVAARSSYGGPVGAGIREVTINQSLLTPLQVNIDPSIQQVRQEEREQIKILNNKFASFIDKVRFLEQQNKLLETKWALLQEQKLTKRSCLPGIFEAQTAGLRKQLEALQLDGGRLEVELRNMQDVMEDFKNKYEDEINRHTAAENEFVVLKKDVDVTYMNKVELEAKVDTLKDEINFLRTLYEEELKELQSKVSDTSVVLSMDNSRSLDMDGIIAEVKAQYEEIANRSRAEAEAWYQTKRAKLEAAISEAEESGKLAVKDARAKLVDLEEALQKAKQDMARQLREYQELMSTKLALDIEIATYRKLLEGEESRMTGAGVGAVNISVVGSTGGAGSQLTFGGTMGSDALRFSSGGGPGAPKAYSIRTTFAPGRCTRN; this is encoded by the exons ATGTCCATCCACTTCAGCTCCCAGGTCTTCAGCTCGCGCTCCTCCGCCTTCCCGGGGCGCGGCACCCAGGTGCGCCTGAACTCGGTGCGCCCCGGCGGCttcggcggcagcagcagcagcctctaCGGCCTTGGCGCCTCGCGGCCGCGAGTGGCCGCGCGCTCATCCTACGGGGGCCCAGTGGGCGCCGGCATCCGCGAGGTCACCATCAACCAGAGCCTGCTGACCCCGCTGCAGGTGAACATCGACCCCTCCATCCAGCAGGTGCGCCAGGAGGAGCGCGAGCAGATCAAGATCCTGAACAACAAGTTCGCCTCCTTCATCGACAAG GTGCGGTTTCTGGAGCAGCAGAACAAATTGCTGGAGACCAAGTGGGCACTGCTGCAGGAGCAGAAGTTGACCAAGAGGAGCTGCCTCCCGGGCATCTTTGAGGCCCAGACTGCTGGCCTGCGGAAGCAGCTTGAGGCCCTGCAGCTGGACGGGGGCCGCCTGGAGGTGGAGCTTCGGAACATGCAGGACGTCATGGAAGACTTCAAGAACAA GTATGAAGACGAAATTAACCGTCACACGGCTGCTGAGAATGAGTTTGTAGTGCTGAAGAAG GATGTGGATGTCACCTACATGAACAAGGTGGAGTTGGAGGCTAAGGTGGACACCCTGAAGGATGAGATCAACTTCCTCAGGACCCTCTATGAGGAG GAGTTGAAAGAGCTGCAGTCCAAGGTCTCAGACACGTCTGTGGTCCTGTCCATGGACAACAGCCGCTCCCTGGACATGGACGGCATCATTGCCGAGGTCAAGGCCCAGTATGAGGAGATCGCCAACCGCAGCCGGGCTGAGGCTGAGGCCTGGTACCAGACCAAG CGTGCCAAGTTGGAGGCTGCCATCTCCGAGGCTGAGGAGAGTGGGAAGCTGGCTGTCAAGGATGCACGGGCCAAGCTGGTGGACCTGGAGGAGGCCCTGCAGAAGGCCAAGCAGGACATGGCCCGGCAGCTCCGGGAGTACCAGGAGCTCATGAGCACCAAACTGGCCCTGGACATCGAGATCGCCACCTACCGCAAGCTGCTGGAGGGCGAGGAGAGCAG GATGACCGGAGCTGGAGTGGGAGCCGTGAACATCT cTGTGGTCGGTTCCACGGGCGGTGCTGGCAGCCAGCTGACCTTCGGGGGAACCATGGGCAGCGATGCCCTGAGATTCTCCAGTGGTGGAGGGCCTGGGGCCCCCAAGGCCTATTCCATTAGGACCACATTTGCCCCCGGCAGGTGCACCCGCAACTGA